The window ATGGCGACAGCCACCAGCGAGACGTCGTCGATGACAACCGTCCACCGCGACCCGTCCCCGTCCTGGCCGAGCACCAGACCGTACCCGTCGGCGAGCGGCGCGAGACCGAGAGCCGCGCACGCCTCCGGGTAGTCGTCGCCCAGCACGCTGGGGAACTGTGGAGGCGTCAAGAGCACCGCCGTCAGCACATACAGTGCGTCGTCGTCCCCGGCGGCGACGGCCTCATCGTTCGTCCCGGCCATCCCTGCCTCCCCATCGCTACGTCCGTCGGCGCACCCTAATGCGCCCCCGCGGCGCTTGTCACGGGTCCCGAATGCGTACGGAGCTGCGGTTGTCCCCCTGGACGGGGGCGAAACGACCACTGGTCGCCGCCCCCGCCCGTCCCGCGTTCGTCCTCGCCCGGGTCCGCCTCGGTACCGACCTGGTGGTCGCCGGTGTCAGGCTGCCGGCAGGCCGAGGAGCGTCCGGGCCACCGTCGTGGGCGACTCGTCGCGCTCCCGCGCGAGGGCGATGACAGCCCGGCAGGCCAGCTCGTTCACCCCGAACGACAGCGCCTCCGGCGACACCCAGGTCGCGGCTTCGTCGATGCCGTCCTGGTCGTCCTCGGCGCAGGCCGACACATACGCCGCGGCGGCCTCGAACAGGTTGTGGGTGCGCTTCTCCGGACGCCGCTTCGCCGAAGGCGGATGCTCCGAGGACTCGATCGGGCGCGGGCGTGAGACGAACTTCCAGAGTCTGGCCAATGTGCCGGACATGCGGGCCACCTTCCCCCTGTGCGGTTGCCGTAGCCGATCGCTCATGTGCTGCTACTCAACGTAGAGTTGAAGCTTCGACTTCAGAAGAGGACAGGGGCGTGGAGCGGTCACCGTCCACCCGGGTCCAGTGAGTCGATCATGGACCGCAGCCACGCCAGTTCGGCCCGGCTCGTGGCGCGCGCGATGGTGAGGATCCCTCGCCGGAACGGGTCGTCCAACTCCTCGGCCCGCAGCGGTCGATCACCTTCGTAGAAGAAGCTCGCCGGTTCCTCGAGGAAGGCGAGCCGTCGCCGCAGAACGGCGGCCTGGGCCGCGGCGTCGTCGAGATGCCGGAGGAAGGCGAGCACCGTGAACCAGCGGTTCTCGTCGGTGATGTCGCGCTGTACGGGTTCCGTCAGCCGGCGCCGCAGGTCGCGTCTGCCGTCCTCGGTGAGTGTCAGGACGTGACGCGGGGCGGCCACCGAGCCCGGCTCCGTCGCGCGAGCCAGCAGACCGGCCGTCTCCAGTCTCTTGATCGCCGGATACAGAGTGCTCTCGGCCACGGGCCGCACATGGCCCGCGAGCGCGGTGATGCGCTTGCGCAGCTCATAGCCGTGCAGCGGGGTGTCGTACAGGAAACCGAGGATGGCGAGCTCCAGCATGCCCGCATTCTGCCTCACTCTCGTGGTACATCGCTCTGGCAATACATCGGAACCGATGTATTCTCCTGAAGGAGCATGCGACGGAACAGGGGAGTGGCGATGAAGCAGGCCGAGTTCGACGGCAAGGGGAACTGCGTCCGCTGGACGGAGACGCCGGGTGACGATCCGGCGCGGGTGTACGTGCACGGCCTGGGGGCCGCCTCGACCGTCTACCACGCGCA is drawn from Streptomyces liliifuscus and contains these coding sequences:
- a CDS encoding PadR family transcriptional regulator — its product is MLELAILGFLYDTPLHGYELRKRITALAGHVRPVAESTLYPAIKRLETAGLLARATEPGSVAAPRHVLTLTEDGRRDLRRRLTEPVQRDITDENRWFTVLAFLRHLDDAAAQAAVLRRRLAFLEEPASFFYEGDRPLRAEELDDPFRRGILTIARATSRAELAWLRSMIDSLDPGGR